The Falco peregrinus isolate bFalPer1 chromosome 1, bFalPer1.pri, whole genome shotgun sequence genome has a window encoding:
- the LOC101918258 gene encoding ectonucleoside triphosphate diphosphohydrolase 8-like isoform X3 translates to MQTRLFRAVGWSSAAVLAVLGVAVFFLVLTPVKDAALPTRNKYGLVFDAGSTHTALYIYRWPADKANGTGIISQVEVCTVSGPGISSYADNATGAGASLKPCLDKAMAIIPVEQQRETPTYLGATAGMRLLREQNSTKAEQVFAEVSKAIAEYPVDFRGAQVLTGNEEGSFGWITVNYLLETLVKFSFAEKWEHARDTEVLGALDLGGASTQITFQPGVTIEDKNTSVFFRLYGTNYSLYTHSYLCYGQTQALKMLLAALHQAFSGLYHNLHFLNLTRGQSLSSVQATIRQFCTSSWEKVQKEFPTEKRDHLRDTCAASSYTLTLLVQGYRFNHTTWLNIHFVRQVANIDVGWTLGYMLNLTNMVPSEIPQRVTGLKRSNWTAATVLLAIMLILIFSLLTVICCQKNPSGYEML, encoded by the exons ATGCAGACACGGCTGTTCCGGGCAGTGGGCTGGAGCTCAGCGGCCGTGCTagcagtgctgggggtggcCGTCTTCTTCCTGGTCCTGACCCCGGTGAAGGATGCTGCCCTTCCTACAAGGAACAAA TACGGTCTGGTGTTTGATGCCGGTTCCACGCACACAGCTCTCTACATCTACCGGTGGCCTGCGGACAAGGCGAATGGCACCGGCATCATCTCCCAGGTGGAGGTGTGCACTGTGTCCG GACCTGGCATCTCCAGCTACGCAGACAACGCCACGGGGGCTGGAGCCAGCCTGAAGCCCTGCCTGGACAAGGCCATGGCGATCATCCCGGTGGAGCAGCAGCGGGAGACCCCCACCTACCTGGGGGCCACAGCGGGCATGCGGCTGCTGAG ggagcagaacagCACCAAGGCCGAGCAGGTCTTTGCTGAGGTCTCCAAGGCCATCGCCGAGTACCCTGTGGACTTCCGTGGAGCTCAGGTTCTCACGGGGAACGAGGAGGGCTCCTTCGGCTGGATCACCGTCAACTACCTGCTGGAGACGCTCGTCAAG TTCTCCTTTGCAGAGAAATGGGAACACGCACGGGACACTGAAGTTCTTGGAGCTCTGGACCTTGGAGGTGCCTCGACACAAATAACCTTCCAGCCTGGCGTCACCATCGAGGACAAGAACACCTCTGTCTTCTTCAGGCTGTACGGCACCAACTACTCGCTCTACACCCACAGCTACCTCTGCTACGGGCAGACGCAGGCCTTGaagatgctgctggcagctctccaCCAG GCCTTTTCGGGACTTTATCACAACCTTCACTTTCTGAACCTCACTAGAGGGCAGTCCCTGAGCTCAGTCCAAGCCACCATCAGGCAattctgcaccagcagctgggagaag GTCCAGAAGGAGTTCCCTACTGAGAAGAGGGACCACCTCCGTGACACCTGCGCAGCCAGCTCCTACACCCTCACCCTCCTTGTGCAAGGCTACAGATTCAACCACACGACGTGGCTTAACATCCACTTCGTCCGGCAG GTAGCTAACATAGATGTGGGCTGGACTCTGGGCTACATGCTCAATCTCACCAACATGGTTCCCTCAGAGATTCCCCAGAGAGTCACAGGGCTCAAGAGAAGCAACTGGACAGCAGCCACAGTTTTACTGGCCATCATGCTCATCCTCATCTTCTCCCTGCTCACAGTCATATGCTGCCAGAAAAACCCCTCTGGCTATGAGATGCTCTAG
- the ENTPD8 gene encoding ectonucleoside triphosphate diphosphohydrolase 8 isoform X1, translating to MGQCGVGQSLVAGLAHASPCGVFRQQGCLWGFQTSVAAFIPGPARSLAPRGAEGQARLFMSIMGSCPHTEPLLGSSGTPTTPMGGGVPGAPPAVKWLTRAAISSWLSSPSPAASRTSSPGQVLVPGQGEGRTGTRGSLCPRTGAPHSRYKLTQTDTRASVAVLGAAPRSSVGGGMDYKPKAVAGLLAATCVFSIIALILSVVDVKVVFLPPSIKYGLVFDAGSTHTALYIYRWPADKANGTGIVSQVEACTVSGPGISSYADNATGAGASLKPCLDKAMAIIPVEQQRETPTYLGATAGMRLLREQNSTKAEQVFAEVSKAIAEYPVDFRGAQVLTGNEEGSFGWITVNYLLETLVKFSFAEKWEHARDTEVLGALDLGGASTQITFQPGVTIEDKNTSVFFRLYGTNYSLYTHSYLCYGQTQALKMLLAALHQGSLPAQQISHPCYPKGYQENITTADLYDSPCVHAPGTASRAQTLTVTGTGDPAACSAAIQRLFNFSCGANTTCGFNGVYQPPVRGQFFAFAGFYHTFHFLNLTSQQSLNHVNSTVQTFCKKNWSELVETFPQKTEYLHKYCSMAIYSLTLLLDGYKFNEHTWSSIHFSQQAANTDIGWTLGFMLNLTNMIPTEALEPIKGNQPSLWAGAISFIVLAIVAGLVAIFLQCFWKTK from the exons ATGGGGCAGTGTGGGGTAGGGCAGAGCCTGGTGGCAGGCTTGGCTCATGCCTCACCTTGCGGTGTGTTTAGGCAGCAGGGATGTCTGTGGGGCTTCCAGACCTCGGTCGCTGCCTTCATTCCAGGGCCAGCCCGCTCGCTGGCTCCCCGAGGGGCAGAAGGGCAGGCACGGCTCTTCATGAGCATCATGGGGAGCTGCCCCCACACTGAGCCCCTGCTGGGCAGCTCAggcacccccaccacccccatgGGTGGAGGTGTCCCAGGCGCTCCTCCAGCAGTGAAGTGGTTAACACGGGCTGCTATTTCAAGTTGgctctccagccccagccccgctgcctccCGGACAAGCTCTCCTGGGCAGGTTCTGGTCCCGGGCCAAGGGGAGGGCCGTACAGGGACTCGGGGCAGCCTTTGTCCCAGGACCGGGGCTCCGCACTCCAGGTACAAGCTGACACAAACGGACACCAGGGCGAgcgtggcagtgctgggagcagcaccaCGGAGCAGC GTTGGAGGAGGAATGGACTACAAACCCAAGGCCGTTGCAGGTCTCCTGGCAGCCACTTGTGTCTTCAGCATCATTGCCCTTATTCTGAGCGTCGTGGATGTGAAGGTTGTGTTTCTGCCTCCCAGCATCAAG TACGGTCTGGTGTTTGACGCCGGTTCCACGCACACAGCTCTCTACATCTACCGGTGGCCTGCGGACAAGGCGAATGGCACCGGCATCGTCTCCCAGGTGGAGGCATGCACTGTGTCCG GACCTGGCATCTCCAGCTACGCAGACAACGCCACGGGGGCTGGAGCCAGCCTGAAGCCCTGCCTGGACAAGGCCATGGCGATCATCCCGGTGGAGCAGCAGCGGGAGACCCCCACCTACCTGGGGGCCACAGCGGGCATGCGGCTGCTGAG ggagcagaacagCACCAAGGCCGAGCAGGTCTTTGCTGAGGTCTCCAAGGCCATCGCCGAGTACCCTGTGGACTTCCGTGGAGCTCAGGTTCTCACGGGGAACGAGGAGGGCTCCTTCGGCTGGATCACCGTCAACTACCTGCTGGAGACGCTCGTCAAG TTCTCCTTTGCAGAGAAATGGGAACACGCACGGGACACTGAAGTTCTTGGAGCTCTGGACCTTGGAGGTGCCTCGACACAAATAACCTTCCAGCCTGGCGTCACCATCGAGGACAAGAACACCTCTGTCTTCTTCAGGCTGTACGGCACCAACTACTCGCTCTACACCCACAGCTACCTCTGCTACGGGCAGACGCAGGCCTTGaagatgctgctggcagctctccaCCAG ggcagcctgcctgcccagcagaTATCGCATCCCTGCTACCCCAAGGGATACCAGGAGAACATCACCACGGCAGACCTCTACGACAGTCCCTGTGTGCATGCACCAGGCACAGCCAGCCGTGCACAGACGCTCACGGTGACGGGGACAGGGGACCCAGCAGCGTGCAGCGCCGCCATCCAGAGACTCTTCAACTTCAGTTGTGGGGCCAACACGACGTGCGGGTTCAACGGGGTTTATCAGCCGCCCGTGAGGGGACAGTTCTTT GCCTTTGCTGGGTTCTACCACACCTTCCACTTCCTGAACCTGACCAGCCAGCAATCTCTAAATCATGTCAACTCCACGGTCCAGACCTTTTGCAAGAAGAACTGGTCGGAG CTGGTGGAGACCTTCCCACAGAAGACTGAGTATCTACACAAATACTGCTCCATGGCAATTTACAGTTTGACACTGTTGCTTGATGGCTACAAGTTCAACGAGCACACGTGGAGCAGCATCCACTTCAGCCAGCAG GCAGCAAACACAGACATCGGATGGACACTGGGCTTCATGCTGAACCTCACCAACATGATCCCCACGGAGGCTCTGGAACCCATCAAGGGGAACCAGCCCAGTCTGTGGGCAGGTGCCATCTCCTTTATTGTGCTGGCCATAGTGGCAGGCCTGGTGGCCATTTTCCTCCAGTGTTTCTGGAAAACGAAGTAG
- the ENTPD8 gene encoding ectonucleoside triphosphate diphosphohydrolase 8 isoform X2, which produces MDYKPKAVAGLLAATCVFSIIALILSVVDVKVVFLPPSIKYGLVFDAGSTHTALYIYRWPADKANGTGIVSQVEACTVSGPGISSYADNATGAGASLKPCLDKAMAIIPVEQQRETPTYLGATAGMRLLREQNSTKAEQVFAEVSKAIAEYPVDFRGAQVLTGNEEGSFGWITVNYLLETLVKFSFAEKWEHARDTEVLGALDLGGASTQITFQPGVTIEDKNTSVFFRLYGTNYSLYTHSYLCYGQTQALKMLLAALHQGSLPAQQISHPCYPKGYQENITTADLYDSPCVHAPGTASRAQTLTVTGTGDPAACSAAIQRLFNFSCGANTTCGFNGVYQPPVRGQFFAFAGFYHTFHFLNLTSQQSLNHVNSTVQTFCKKNWSELVETFPQKTEYLHKYCSMAIYSLTLLLDGYKFNEHTWSSIHFSQQAANTDIGWTLGFMLNLTNMIPTEALEPIKGNQPSLWAGAISFIVLAIVAGLVAIFLQCFWKTK; this is translated from the exons ATGGACTACAAACCCAAGGCCGTTGCAGGTCTCCTGGCAGCCACTTGTGTCTTCAGCATCATTGCCCTTATTCTGAGCGTCGTGGATGTGAAGGTTGTGTTTCTGCCTCCCAGCATCAAG TACGGTCTGGTGTTTGACGCCGGTTCCACGCACACAGCTCTCTACATCTACCGGTGGCCTGCGGACAAGGCGAATGGCACCGGCATCGTCTCCCAGGTGGAGGCATGCACTGTGTCCG GACCTGGCATCTCCAGCTACGCAGACAACGCCACGGGGGCTGGAGCCAGCCTGAAGCCCTGCCTGGACAAGGCCATGGCGATCATCCCGGTGGAGCAGCAGCGGGAGACCCCCACCTACCTGGGGGCCACAGCGGGCATGCGGCTGCTGAG ggagcagaacagCACCAAGGCCGAGCAGGTCTTTGCTGAGGTCTCCAAGGCCATCGCCGAGTACCCTGTGGACTTCCGTGGAGCTCAGGTTCTCACGGGGAACGAGGAGGGCTCCTTCGGCTGGATCACCGTCAACTACCTGCTGGAGACGCTCGTCAAG TTCTCCTTTGCAGAGAAATGGGAACACGCACGGGACACTGAAGTTCTTGGAGCTCTGGACCTTGGAGGTGCCTCGACACAAATAACCTTCCAGCCTGGCGTCACCATCGAGGACAAGAACACCTCTGTCTTCTTCAGGCTGTACGGCACCAACTACTCGCTCTACACCCACAGCTACCTCTGCTACGGGCAGACGCAGGCCTTGaagatgctgctggcagctctccaCCAG ggcagcctgcctgcccagcagaTATCGCATCCCTGCTACCCCAAGGGATACCAGGAGAACATCACCACGGCAGACCTCTACGACAGTCCCTGTGTGCATGCACCAGGCACAGCCAGCCGTGCACAGACGCTCACGGTGACGGGGACAGGGGACCCAGCAGCGTGCAGCGCCGCCATCCAGAGACTCTTCAACTTCAGTTGTGGGGCCAACACGACGTGCGGGTTCAACGGGGTTTATCAGCCGCCCGTGAGGGGACAGTTCTTT GCCTTTGCTGGGTTCTACCACACCTTCCACTTCCTGAACCTGACCAGCCAGCAATCTCTAAATCATGTCAACTCCACGGTCCAGACCTTTTGCAAGAAGAACTGGTCGGAG CTGGTGGAGACCTTCCCACAGAAGACTGAGTATCTACACAAATACTGCTCCATGGCAATTTACAGTTTGACACTGTTGCTTGATGGCTACAAGTTCAACGAGCACACGTGGAGCAGCATCCACTTCAGCCAGCAG GCAGCAAACACAGACATCGGATGGACACTGGGCTTCATGCTGAACCTCACCAACATGATCCCCACGGAGGCTCTGGAACCCATCAAGGGGAACCAGCCCAGTCTGTGGGCAGGTGCCATCTCCTTTATTGTGCTGGCCATAGTGGCAGGCCTGGTGGCCATTTTCCTCCAGTGTTTCTGGAAAACGAAGTAG
- the LOC101918258 gene encoding ectonucleoside triphosphate diphosphohydrolase 8-like isoform X2, which translates to MQTRLFRAVGWSSAAVLAVLGVAVFFLVLTPVKDAALPTRNKYGLVFDAGSTHTALYIYRWPADKANGTGIISQVEVCTVSGPGISSYADNATGAGASLKPCLDKAMAIIPVEQQRETPTYLGATAGMRLLREQNSTKAEQVFAEVSKAIAEYPVDFRGAQVLTGNEEGSFGWITVNYLLETLVKFSFAEKWEHARDTEVLGALDLGGASTQITFQPGVTIEDKNTSVFFRLYGTNYSLYTHSYLCYGQTQALKMLLAALHQGSLPAQQISHPCYPKGYQENITTADLYDSPCVHAPGTASRAQTLTVTGTGDPAACSAAIQRLFNFSCGANTTCGFNGVYQPPVRGQFFAFSGLYHNLHFLNLTRGQSLSSVQATIRQFCTSSWEKVQKEFPTEKRDHLRDTCAASSYTLTLLVQGYRFNHTTWLNIHFVRQVANIDVGWTLGYMLNLTNMVPSEIPQRVTGLKRSNWTAATVLLAIMLILIFSLLTVICCQKNPSGYEML; encoded by the exons ATGCAGACACGGCTGTTCCGGGCAGTGGGCTGGAGCTCAGCGGCCGTGCTagcagtgctgggggtggcCGTCTTCTTCCTGGTCCTGACCCCGGTGAAGGATGCTGCCCTTCCTACAAGGAACAAA TACGGTCTGGTGTTTGATGCCGGTTCCACGCACACAGCTCTCTACATCTACCGGTGGCCTGCGGACAAGGCGAATGGCACCGGCATCATCTCCCAGGTGGAGGTGTGCACTGTGTCCG GACCTGGCATCTCCAGCTACGCAGACAACGCCACGGGGGCTGGAGCCAGCCTGAAGCCCTGCCTGGACAAGGCCATGGCGATCATCCCGGTGGAGCAGCAGCGGGAGACCCCCACCTACCTGGGGGCCACAGCGGGCATGCGGCTGCTGAG ggagcagaacagCACCAAGGCCGAGCAGGTCTTTGCTGAGGTCTCCAAGGCCATCGCCGAGTACCCTGTGGACTTCCGTGGAGCTCAGGTTCTCACGGGGAACGAGGAGGGCTCCTTCGGCTGGATCACCGTCAACTACCTGCTGGAGACGCTCGTCAAG TTCTCCTTTGCAGAGAAATGGGAACACGCACGGGACACTGAAGTTCTTGGAGCTCTGGACCTTGGAGGTGCCTCGACACAAATAACCTTCCAGCCTGGCGTCACCATCGAGGACAAGAACACCTCTGTCTTCTTCAGGCTGTACGGCACCAACTACTCGCTCTACACCCACAGCTACCTCTGCTACGGGCAGACGCAGGCCTTGaagatgctgctggcagctctccaCCAG ggcagcctgcctgcccagcagaTATCGCATCCCTGCTACCCCAAGGGATACCAGGAGAACATCACCACGGCAGACCTCTACGACAGTCCCTGCGTGCATGCACCAGGCACAGCCAGCCGTGCACAGACGCTCACGGTGACGGGGACAGGGGACCCAGCAGCGTGCAGCGCCGCCATCCAGAGACTCTTCAACTTCAGTTGTGGGGCCAACACGACGTGCGGGTTCAACGGGGTTTATCAGCCGCCCGTGAGGGGACAGTTCTTT GCCTTTTCGGGACTTTATCACAACCTTCACTTTCTGAACCTCACTAGAGGGCAGTCCCTGAGCTCAGTCCAAGCCACCATCAGGCAattctgcaccagcagctgggagaag GTCCAGAAGGAGTTCCCTACTGAGAAGAGGGACCACCTCCGTGACACCTGCGCAGCCAGCTCCTACACCCTCACCCTCCTTGTGCAAGGCTACAGATTCAACCACACGACGTGGCTTAACATCCACTTCGTCCGGCAG GTAGCTAACATAGATGTGGGCTGGACTCTGGGCTACATGCTCAATCTCACCAACATGGTTCCCTCAGAGATTCCCCAGAGAGTCACAGGGCTCAAGAGAAGCAACTGGACAGCAGCCACAGTTTTACTGGCCATCATGCTCATCCTCATCTTCTCCCTGCTCACAGTCATATGCTGCCAGAAAAACCCCTCTGGCTATGAGATGCTCTAG